The following coding sequences lie in one Dysgonomonas mossii genomic window:
- a CDS encoding polyprenyl synthetase family protein, with protein sequence LDTIMEMHRMKSGALVRASVRMGALCALPEDASSAALYAALDRYSSCFGLALQVVDDILDATADAGVLGKTPGKDAAARKPTCASAMGLPAARRCALDLLRNAAEALAPLGPRAGQLVQMLQRAHAHLPAHAPG encoded by the coding sequence GCTGGACACGATCATGGAGATGCACCGCATGAAGAGCGGAGCACTGGTGCGCGCCTCGGTGCGCATGGGCGCATTGTGCGCCCTGCCCGAGGACGCCTCGAGCGCCGCGCTGTACGCGGCGCTCGACCGCTACAGCAGCTGTTTCGGCCTGGCCCTGCAGGTGGTGGACGACATTCTCGACGCGACGGCGGACGCCGGGGTGCTGGGCAAGACCCCCGGCAAGGATGCGGCGGCGCGCAAGCCGACCTGCGCATCGGCCATGGGTTTGCCGGCCGCGCGCCGCTGCGCGCTGGACTTGCTGCGCAACGCCGCAGAGGCCCTCGCTCCGCTGGGGCCGCGCGCGGGCCAGCTGGTGCAGATGCTGCAGCGTGCCCATGCCCACCTGCCCGCACATGCGCCGGGCC